From one Triticum urartu cultivar G1812 chromosome 3, Tu2.1, whole genome shotgun sequence genomic stretch:
- the LOC125545711 gene encoding 26S proteasome regulatory subunit 6A homolog codes for MSSSPTPAPDAGAAAMAVDDSSETDQLDSMSTEDIVRATRLLDNEVRVLKDELQRNNLELENVKDKIKENQEKIKLNKQLPYLVGNIVEILEMNPEDEAEEDGANIDLDSQRKGKCVVLKTSTRQTIFLPVIGLVDPDNLKPGDLVGVNKDSYLILDTLPSEYDSRVKAMEVDEKPTEDYNDIGGLEKEIQELVEAIVLPMTHKEQFQKLGIRPPKGVLLYGPPGTGKTLMARACAAQTNATFLKLAGPQLVQMFIGDGAKLVRDAFELAKEKAPCIIFIDEIDAIGTKRFDSEVSGDREVQRTMLELLNQLDGFSSDERIKVIAATNRADILDPALLRSGRLDRKIEFPHPTEEARARILQIHSRKMNVHPDVNFEELARSTDDFNGAQLKAVCVEAGMLALRRDATEVIHEDFNEGIIQVQAKKKSSLNYYA; via the exons ATGTCGTCCTCCCCTACCCCCGCGCCAGACGCCGGCGCCGCCGCGATGGCCGTCGACGACTCGTCGGAGACCGACCAGCTCGACTCCATGTCCACGGAGGACATCGTCCGGGCCACCCGCCTCCTCGACAACGAGGTCCGCGTCCTCAAG GACGAGCTGCAGCGGAACAACCTGGAGCTCGAGAACGTCAAGGACAAGATCAAGGAGAACCAAGAGAAGATAAAGCTCAACAAGCAGCTGCCCTACCTCGTCGGCAACATCGTCGAG ATATTGGAAATGAACCCTGAAGATGAGGCTGAAGAGGATGGCGCTAATATAGATCTGGACTCACAgaggaaaggaaaatgtgttgtTCTTAAGACATCCACAAGACAG ACTATATTCCTTCCTGTGATCGGGCTAGTTGACCCTGATAACCTCAAGCCTGGTGATTTGGTTGGAGTCAACAAGGACAGCTACTTGATATTAGACACGCTACCTTCGGAGTATGACTCTCGAGTAAAGGCAATGGAGGTAGATGAAAAGCCTACGGAGGATTATAATGACATTGGTGGCCTTGAGAAAGAG ATTCAGGAACTTGTTGAAGCTATAGTGTTGCCAATGACACACAAGGAGCAATTTCAGAAGTTGGGAATCCGTCCCCCGAAAGGAGTTCTCTTATATGGACCACCTGGGACGGGAAAGACGTTGATGGCTCGTGCATGTGCTGCACAAACCAATGCAACCTTTCTGAAACTTGCTGGTCCGCAGCTAGTCCAG ATGTTCATCGGTGACGGGGCAAAGCTTGTCCGAGATGCCTTTGAGCTGGCAAAGGAGAAGGCCCCCTGCATCATTTTTATTGATGAGATTGATGCAATTGGAACAAAGCGTTTTGACAG TGAAGTGAGTGGTGACAGAGAAGTGCAACGAACTATGTTGGAGTTGCTGAATCAGCTAGATGGATTTAGCAGTGATGAGAGGATAAAG GTGATAGCTGCAACCAATCGTGCAGATATTCTCGATCCTGCTTTACTCCGTTCTGGTCGCCTGGACAGAAAGATTGAGTTCCCTCATCCGACGGAAGAAGCAAGAGCTCGGATTTTGCAA ATTCACTCAAGAAAGATGAACGTACATCCTGATGTCAACTTTGAGGAGCTGGCTCGTTCAACTGATGATTTCAACGGTGCACAGCTGAAGGCTGTTTGTGTGGAAGCTGGCATGCTTGCTCTACGCAGGGACGCTACAGAG GTGATCCATGAAGATTTCAACGAAGGCATTATCCAAGTGCAAGCAAAGAAGAAGTCCAGCTTGAATTATTACGCTTAG